In Pleurocapsa sp. PCC 7319, the following are encoded in one genomic region:
- a CDS encoding response regulator yields MIRILLVDDQNIVRQRVQTLLEPRPKLQVVGTAEDGNSAIKQVGTLMPDIVLMDIEMPVMNGITATQKICQQFPKTKVLILSSRENKEHVIQALQAGAEGYLLKKTLAEELVQAILSVNRGYSQIESKLLKKVVAGLSSSDFVTLSEQNGFISVNKQVSNLETSTNGKQRFTSNNLTEVPGFDNKSLQKNTENIQEIKNKLPLKINKTDSSKLVLKPLISEAEKLKLKNSRQKDETSFKNCKIWLNNQLSIIPILLITTMILISFFYHSGTQFASAPAQQKKTNIIPVKTKKIEPVKSYKTSQTYTGEVTASRTSEVGFERGGKLVEIFVEEGDLVSAYTPLAKLDTANLEAQRQGLIAQKEQEEAVLAELKNGVRTEEITASQAQVEGLKQQLELEKLKNSRREYLYNEGAISREQLDEIAFNRKALNERLANAKSNLDKLQNGIRVEKISAQQAAVNQLIAEIKDLDITIDKSILKSPFRGIVSTRNLDEGTVVKASTSILRLVEDTQPKVKIGVPIDVANRMQLGGKQQVTIGGKNYSTVVDSVLPEVNTATRTRTIVLKLATTAATQISPKQIARLAIIQTNNTDGYWLPINALARSDRGLWSCYALVESSEVNNKAERRYVEILETQENRVFVRGTLRPGDEIITDGTHRLVPGQLVTSQ; encoded by the coding sequence ATGATTCGCATCTTGCTAGTAGACGATCAGAACATCGTAAGGCAAAGAGTTCAGACATTGCTTGAACCCAGACCGAAGCTACAAGTAGTAGGTACTGCCGAAGATGGTAACAGCGCAATAAAACAAGTGGGTACTCTCATGCCCGATATTGTGTTGATGGATATTGAAATGCCAGTCATGAATGGAATAACTGCCACTCAAAAAATTTGTCAGCAGTTTCCGAAAACTAAAGTGCTCATTCTTAGCAGCCGCGAAAACAAGGAACATGTAATACAAGCTTTGCAAGCAGGAGCAGAAGGCTATTTACTCAAAAAAACCCTTGCTGAAGAGTTAGTGCAGGCAATTTTGTCAGTAAATCGAGGTTACTCGCAGATAGAATCAAAACTACTTAAAAAAGTTGTAGCTGGACTTTCCTCTTCTGATTTCGTCACCTTATCCGAGCAAAATGGGTTTATTTCAGTTAATAAACAAGTATCAAACCTCGAAACAAGTACTAATGGTAAGCAAAGATTTACTTCTAATAATCTAACTGAAGTACCAGGCTTCGATAACAAGTCTTTACAAAAAAATACAGAGAATATACAAGAGATTAAGAATAAACTGCCACTTAAGATAAATAAAACTGATAGCTCAAAACTAGTTTTAAAACCGCTTATATCAGAGGCAGAAAAACTGAAGCTAAAAAATTCAAGGCAAAAAGACGAAACATCTTTTAAAAATTGTAAAATCTGGCTTAATAATCAGTTGTCAATTATTCCTATCTTATTAATAACAACAATGATTCTAATTTCCTTTTTTTATCACTCTGGTACTCAGTTTGCTTCTGCTCCAGCTCAACAAAAAAAAACAAATATTATTCCTGTCAAGACTAAAAAAATAGAGCCAGTTAAATCTTATAAAACTTCTCAAACCTACACAGGAGAGGTAACAGCATCAAGAACTAGCGAGGTGGGTTTTGAGCGTGGAGGTAAATTAGTTGAAATATTTGTTGAAGAAGGCGATCTCGTCTCAGCATATACTCCTTTAGCAAAACTAGATACCGCTAACTTAGAAGCACAACGTCAGGGATTAATCGCCCAAAAAGAGCAGGAAGAAGCGGTTCTTGCAGAACTTAAAAATGGTGTGAGAACAGAAGAAATAACAGCATCCCAGGCTCAAGTAGAAGGCTTGAAACAGCAGCTAGAATTAGAAAAATTAAAAAATTCTCGTCGAGAATATCTATATAATGAAGGTGCAATTTCTCGCGAACAGTTAGACGAAATTGCTTTTAATCGTAAAGCTTTAAATGAACGTTTAGCTAATGCCAAAAGCAATTTAGACAAGTTACAAAACGGCATCAGAGTCGAAAAAATAAGCGCGCAACAAGCAGCCGTAAATCAGCTTATCGCCGAGATTAAAGATTTAGATATTACCATTGATAAAAGTATTCTCAAATCCCCTTTTAGGGGCATAGTTTCTACCCGTAATTTAGATGAAGGAACGGTTGTCAAAGCGAGTACATCTATTTTGCGGTTAGTCGAAGATACTCAACCCAAGGTCAAAATCGGCGTTCCAATCGATGTAGCTAACCGAATGCAGTTGGGTGGTAAGCAGCAGGTAACAATAGGCGGTAAAAATTATAGTACTGTAGTTGATTCTGTTTTACCAGAGGTAAATACCGCAACTCGTACTCGTACTATAGTTTTGAAGCTTGCAACTACAGCAGCTACTCAAATATCGCCCAAACAAATTGCTCGATTAGCTATTATCCAGACCAATAATACCGATGGTTATTGGTTACCTATTAATGCTTTAGCTAGAAGCGATCGCGGTTTATGGTCTTGTTACGCCCTGGTAGAGTCGTCAGAGGTCAATAATAAAGCGGAACGCAGATATGTAGAGATATTAGAAACACAAGAGAATCGCGTTTTTGTCAGGGGAACACTTCGACCAGGGGATGAAATCATTACAGATGGTACACATCGTTTAGTCCCTGGTCAATTAGTAACTAGTCAGTAG
- a CDS encoding efflux RND transporter permease subunit, whose translation MSTLFYRNSRLLISTIVLIFVWGISSYFALPKLEDPELLSRTAFVKTFLPGARAARIESLITDKIEDKFTEIEEIKKYSSTSSSGGSIILLYLKDSVQKEELEDVWSRIQNKIDEVKSELPAGASEPELEKLKVKAYALIIALTWQDKHPNYGILNRQGEVLKDRIQAILGTEEVKLFGDQDEEILIEINPTTIASYNLTAADISQQIQQSDSKASAGQLHNSNSDLSIEVAGELDTLNRVQNIPISFGSQGQFVRIQDIATVTKGVTSPANELSIISDRPGVTLAVHVESATKLNIWAKNAEKVLKEYRSELPSTIELKTVFAQNRYVEDRINSLILNLVLGGGLVFLVTLIMMGWRSAIIVGTSLPLSILMVFGWMNIMKIPLHQMSVMGLIVALGILIDNGIIMVDKVTNHLKNGFKPIDAINNSLNHLAVPLLSSTITTILSFLPIALLPGETGEFIGTIAVSVILAVSSSLFLALAIIPALTAKLTTVNGYSPLEKSWWQTGISVQLLTRWYRKTLKWAVDRPVLGICLALLLPVIGFIQVSHLPLQFFPAADRDQLQIQLELPAATSIAKTQAVTKQIRDHLLTYENVTDVHWFIGRSAPKFYYNVGGGRQQEANYAQAIIQLNLIASNSLVKELQGELDRVFPSARILVQQLKQGPFFNAPVEMRIFGSDLDTLQQLGEKARSLLIELSEITHTRASLAEIRPQLEIQVNEEEVRLAGLNRDEIAQQLDSTLEGATGGSILESTEELPVRVRLSAADRAGLNNIASLNLLPAQDGSNNVVENVPLSSLSKITLKPELAKITRYNGQRVNTVQGFLTAGTLPDEALTDFKHKLTETKWQLPNGYSYEFGGEAEQKDDALGGLVSIVGVLTVLMVATLVLSLDSFRLAGVIGVVAIASCGLGLFSIWLFGYPFGFNPIIGTVGLIGVGINDSIVVLAAIQQNPVSRTGNKPAIREVVLHSTRHVIATTLTTAIGFVPLLLGGGEFWPPLAVAIAGGVMGATLLALYLIPAAYLIIK comes from the coding sequence ATGTCTACCTTGTTCTATCGTAATAGTCGTTTACTGATCTCAACCATTGTTCTAATTTTTGTTTGGGGTATTTCTTCTTATTTTGCTTTACCTAAATTAGAAGATCCAGAATTGCTGTCTCGCACTGCTTTCGTTAAGACTTTTCTGCCTGGTGCTAGGGCAGCTAGGATTGAATCACTAATCACAGACAAAATTGAAGATAAATTTACAGAAATAGAAGAAATAAAAAAGTATAGTTCAACTTCTAGTTCTGGTGGTTCGATTATTCTTCTGTATCTAAAGGATAGCGTACAGAAAGAAGAGTTGGAAGATGTTTGGTCTCGGATACAAAATAAGATTGATGAGGTTAAGTCAGAGTTGCCTGCAGGTGCTAGCGAACCAGAATTAGAAAAGCTTAAGGTTAAAGCTTATGCTTTAATTATAGCTTTGACATGGCAAGATAAACATCCAAACTATGGAATTTTAAATCGTCAAGGGGAAGTTTTAAAAGATCGTATTCAAGCTATTCTAGGAACAGAAGAAGTAAAATTATTTGGCGATCAAGACGAAGAAATTCTCATAGAAATTAATCCTACTACGATTGCTAGTTACAATCTAACCGCAGCCGATATTTCCCAGCAGATTCAACAAAGCGATTCTAAAGCATCGGCTGGACAACTACACAATAGTAATAGTGATTTATCAATTGAAGTAGCTGGAGAATTAGATACCCTTAATCGAGTACAGAATATTCCAATTAGCTTTGGTAGCCAGGGACAATTTGTTCGCATACAAGATATTGCAACAGTAACTAAAGGTGTTACTTCTCCAGCTAATGAACTGTCTATTATTAGCGATCGCCCTGGAGTAACTCTTGCTGTTCATGTAGAGTCGGCAACTAAACTAAATATCTGGGCAAAAAATGCTGAAAAAGTTTTAAAGGAATATCGTTCAGAACTTCCTAGTACAATTGAATTAAAAACCGTTTTTGCTCAAAACCGTTACGTCGAAGATAGAATAAATAGTTTAATTCTTAATTTAGTTTTAGGTGGTGGTTTAGTCTTTCTAGTCACGCTGATAATGATGGGATGGCGATCGGCAATCATAGTTGGTACTTCTTTACCCCTATCAATCTTGATGGTGTTTGGCTGGATGAATATAATGAAAATTCCCCTACACCAGATGTCAGTTATGGGATTGATAGTAGCATTGGGAATCTTAATTGATAATGGAATTATAATGGTCGATAAGGTAACTAACCATCTCAAAAATGGCTTTAAACCCATCGATGCCATCAACAATAGTTTAAATCATTTAGCTGTTCCCTTATTAAGTTCAACCATTACTACTATCCTTTCTTTTCTACCAATTGCCTTATTACCAGGAGAGACTGGAGAATTTATAGGAACGATTGCCGTCAGCGTTATTTTAGCGGTATCTTCCTCTTTATTTCTAGCATTGGCAATCATTCCAGCCTTGACAGCAAAATTGACCACGGTAAACGGCTATTCACCCTTAGAAAAATCGTGGTGGCAAACAGGTATATCTGTCCAGCTACTAACAAGATGGTATAGAAAAACCTTGAAATGGGCTGTTGATCGACCAGTACTAGGTATTTGCCTAGCTTTACTGCTTCCTGTGATTGGCTTTATCCAAGTAAGTCATCTACCACTACAGTTTTTCCCCGCAGCAGATCGCGATCAGTTACAGATTCAATTAGAGTTACCCGCAGCAACTTCGATTGCCAAAACTCAAGCTGTTACCAAACAAATACGCGATCACCTGTTAACTTACGAAAACGTAACTGATGTTCACTGGTTTATTGGCAGAAGTGCGCCAAAATTTTATTACAATGTGGGGGGAGGTAGACAACAAGAAGCTAATTATGCTCAGGCTATAATTCAACTGAATTTAATTGCCTCTAATTCTCTAGTTAAGGAATTGCAGGGCGAATTAGATCGGGTTTTTCCCTCTGCTCGCATTTTGGTTCAACAACTAAAACAAGGACCCTTTTTTAATGCGCCAGTGGAAATGAGAATCTTTGGTTCGGACTTGGATACGCTACAACAATTAGGAGAAAAGGCAAGAAGTTTATTAATTGAGTTAAGTGAGATAACTCATACCCGCGCCAGTTTAGCTGAAATTAGACCTCAGTTAGAAATACAGGTAAATGAAGAAGAAGTTCGTTTGGCTGGTTTGAACCGTGATGAGATCGCTCAACAGTTAGATTCTACTTTAGAAGGTGCCACAGGTGGATCTATTTTGGAATCTACCGAAGAATTACCCGTCCGAGTTAGATTATCCGCAGCAGATCGCGCTGGATTAAATAATATTGCCTCGTTAAATTTATTACCCGCTCAAGATGGTTCGAATAATGTAGTTGAGAACGTTCCTCTATCGTCTTTGAGTAAAATAACTCTTAAACCAGAACTGGCAAAGATTACTCGCTATAACGGACAAAGAGTTAACACGGTGCAAGGCTTTTTAACCGCTGGAACTTTACCCGATGAGGCATTAACCGATTTTAAGCATAAATTAACTGAAACCAAATGGCAGCTTCCCAATGGCTACAGCTATGAGTTTGGCGGAGAAGCAGAACAAAAAGATGATGCTCTTGGGGGTTTAGTTTCCATTGTAGGAGTTCTTACTGTCTTGATGGTGGCAACTTTAGTTCTATCTTTAGATTCTTTTCGTTTGGCTGGTGTTATCGGCGTAGTGGCGATTGCCTCTTGTGGTCTGGGTTTATTCTCTATCTGGCTGTTTGGCTATCCTTTTGGCTTTAATCCAATTATCGGTACAGTAGGCTTGATCGGAGTAGGGATTAATGATTCCATTGTGGTATTAGCTGCTATTCAGCAGAATCCTGTATCCAGAACAGGCAACAAACCAGCCATCAGAGAAGTAGTATTACATTCAACTCGCCATGTAATTGCCACTACCTTAACTACTGCCATTGGGTTTGTACCTCTATTATTAGGCGGTGGTGAATTTTGGCCACCTTTGGCAGTTGCGATTGCAGGCGGAGTTATGGGAGCGACTCTGTTGGCACTATATTTAATTCCCGCAGCATATTTAATCATAAAATAG